In uncultured Bacteroides sp., the following proteins share a genomic window:
- a CDS encoding ABC transporter permease, giving the protein MNGTNLLKIALRALGNNKLRTFLTMLGIIIGVASVITMLAIGQGSKRSIQSQISEMGSNMIMIQPGNMERGGVRQGASDMQTLKLEDYKTLRDNCKYLAAVSPVVNSSGQLIYGANNYPSSIYGVSPEYLSIRQLSVESGDTFTDQDILSSAKVCLIGKTIVDNLFTGGEDPVGKMIRFNKIPFKVIGVLKSKGYNSMGMDQDAIVLSPYTTIQKRVLAITHIQELYCSALTEDMTDKATDEITTNLRHNHKLKDADNDDFNVRSQKELSTMLSSTTDLMTILLACIASISLVVGGIGIMNIMYVSVTERTREIGLRMSVGARGIDILSQFLIEAILISITGGIIGVILGVGASFGVKLIAKWPIYIQPWSVFLSFGVCTITGIFFGWYPAKKAADLDPIEAIRYE; this is encoded by the coding sequence ATGAACGGAACAAATTTACTTAAAATAGCACTGCGGGCTCTGGGAAATAATAAGCTCAGAACTTTCCTCACCATGCTGGGGATCATTATCGGTGTGGCATCTGTCATCACTATGCTTGCCATCGGACAAGGTTCTAAGAGGAGCATTCAAAGCCAGATTTCAGAGATGGGGAGCAACATGATCATGATTCAGCCCGGAAACATGGAACGAGGAGGTGTGCGACAAGGAGCCAGTGACATGCAAACACTGAAGTTGGAAGATTATAAAACTTTACGTGACAACTGTAAATACCTGGCCGCCGTATCTCCTGTTGTGAACAGTAGCGGACAGTTGATTTACGGAGCCAACAACTACCCCAGCTCCATCTATGGAGTTTCACCGGAATACCTCAGCATCCGTCAATTATCGGTTGAGAGTGGAGATACTTTCACTGATCAAGATATACTTTCTTCTGCCAAAGTATGCCTGATAGGTAAAACAATAGTAGACAACCTGTTTACCGGAGGTGAAGATCCGGTGGGGAAAATGATACGTTTCAATAAGATTCCATTCAAGGTAATCGGAGTTCTGAAGAGCAAAGGATACAATAGCATGGGCATGGATCAGGATGCCATCGTTCTCTCACCATACACAACTATACAAAAAAGAGTACTCGCCATAACACACATTCAGGAATTATATTGTTCGGCACTGACCGAAGACATGACAGACAAAGCTACAGATGAGATTACGACAAATCTCCGCCACAACCACAAACTCAAAGATGCAGACAACGACGATTTTAACGTCCGCAGTCAGAAGGAACTCAGCACAATGCTGAGTTCCACAACTGACCTCATGACTATTCTACTTGCCTGTATTGCCAGCATCTCATTAGTTGTGGGCGGTATCGGGATTATGAACATCATGTACGTCAGCGTAACAGAACGTACCCGTGAAATTGGCTTACGAATGAGCGTTGGTGCCCGAGGGATAGACATTCTGAGTCAATTCCTTATTGAAGCAATTCTTATTAGTATCACCGGTGGTATTATTGGTGTTATACTCGGTGTAGGAGCTTCGTTTGGAGTCAAACTCATAGCAAAATGGCCTATCTATATTCAGCCATGGAGCGTATTCCTCTCCTTTGGAGTATGTACCATCACAGGTATTTTCTTTGGTTGGTATCCTGCAAAGAAAGCAGCCGATCTGGATCCTATTGAAGCAATACGATATGAATAA
- a CDS encoding ABC transporter ATP-binding protein: protein MNNKPIIELTNIKRQFIVGEETVHALRGVSFSIKEGEFVTIMGTSGSGKSTLLNLLGCLDTPTSGEYLLDGVKVRDMGKAERAVLRNRKIGFVFQSYNLLPKTTAIENVELPLMYNINVSATQRKEKAVQSLVKVGLGDRLLHKSNQMSGGQMQRVAIARALVNDPVIILADEATGNLDTRTSYEILVLFQELHAAGRTIIFVTHNPEIAQFCSRNIILRDGHIVEDKINEKVFSAKEALDALPIEKE, encoded by the coding sequence ATGAACAATAAACCTATAATAGAACTAACCAACATCAAGAGACAATTCATTGTCGGAGAGGAAACTGTACATGCCCTACGGGGTGTATCGTTTTCCATCAAAGAAGGTGAATTTGTCACTATCATGGGAACCAGCGGCTCAGGAAAATCTACACTTCTTAACCTACTGGGCTGCCTGGATACTCCCACCTCAGGAGAATATCTTCTGGATGGAGTCAAAGTGCGGGACATGGGAAAAGCCGAAAGAGCAGTACTGCGTAACCGGAAAATAGGTTTTGTTTTTCAAAGCTATAACCTGCTACCCAAAACAACTGCTATAGAAAACGTAGAATTGCCGTTAATGTATAATATAAACGTATCGGCAACCCAACGAAAAGAGAAAGCAGTACAGTCACTGGTTAAAGTAGGACTGGGCGACAGACTGTTGCACAAAAGCAATCAGATGTCAGGCGGACAGATGCAGAGAGTAGCCATTGCACGTGCTCTGGTTAACGATCCTGTGATAATTCTGGCCGATGAAGCTACCGGTAATCTTGACACCCGTACATCATATGAAATATTAGTACTCTTTCAGGAACTGCACGCAGCAGGACGAACAATTATATTTGTTACCCACAATCCTGAAATCGCTCAATTCTGTAGCCGGAACATCATTTTAAGAGACGGCCACATTGTTGAAGATAAAATTAACGAAAAGGTTTTTTCAGCCAAAGAAGCACTGGATGCTTTGCCCATTGAAAAAGAATAG
- a CDS encoding histidine kinase, whose amino-acid sequence MKQYINNHKPLELFIHILGWGLLFGFPFFFMNRQEGNTINLVEYLRHSAVPFSFFVVFYTNYLYLIPKFFFRQQVRRYVIINIILVAIVGLALHYWQQMNLPPIPGPHPFPHMGKGGMDFFHHKKFESSWVFFLRDVFSLIITVILSAAIKMSYRWTEMETSRQEAEKIKAEAETSKTEAELRNLKNQLNPHFLLNTLNNIYALIAFSPEKAQQAVHDLSKLLRYVLYDNNQTYVLLKKEVEFMQNYVELMKIRISDNVKVDVKFNILPNADTKVVPLLFISLIENAFKHGISYSTPSFINIRLDEHEDGTIECKIENSYFPKNEHDKSGSGIGLESLQKRLELLYPNHFTWQKEIKDNIYTSTLIINNDGITN is encoded by the coding sequence ATGAAGCAGTATATAAATAATCATAAACCCCTGGAATTGTTTATCCATATATTGGGTTGGGGACTGTTATTTGGTTTTCCCTTTTTCTTTATGAACAGACAAGAGGGAAATACCATAAACCTTGTGGAGTACCTTCGCCATTCAGCAGTGCCCTTCTCATTCTTTGTGGTATTCTATACTAACTATCTTTACCTCATTCCTAAATTCTTTTTCCGTCAGCAGGTAAGACGTTATGTAATAATCAATATCATTCTGGTAGCAATTGTGGGGCTTGCATTGCATTACTGGCAGCAAATGAATCTTCCTCCTATTCCAGGGCCTCATCCTTTTCCACATATGGGGAAAGGAGGAATGGACTTTTTCCATCACAAAAAGTTTGAATCCAGTTGGGTATTCTTTCTTCGTGATGTGTTCTCGCTCATAATTACTGTGATACTAAGTGCAGCTATCAAGATGAGTTATCGCTGGACAGAGATGGAGACTTCCCGACAAGAAGCGGAAAAGATCAAAGCTGAAGCAGAAACCAGTAAAACTGAGGCTGAACTGAGAAATTTAAAAAATCAGCTTAATCCGCATTTCCTGCTCAATACTCTGAATAATATTTATGCATTGATCGCGTTTTCTCCGGAGAAAGCTCAGCAGGCAGTACACGATTTAAGTAAACTGCTGCGATATGTATTGTATGACAACAATCAGACTTATGTGTTGCTAAAAAAAGAGGTAGAGTTTATGCAAAACTACGTCGAGCTGATGAAAATCCGTATCTCGGACAATGTAAAGGTAGATGTAAAATTCAACATTCTTCCTAATGCCGATACTAAGGTGGTTCCTTTACTTTTCATCTCACTTATTGAGAATGCATTCAAGCACGGAATAAGTTACAGTACCCCTTCCTTTATCAACATCCGTCTCGACGAACACGAGGATGGTACTATAGAATGTAAAATTGAGAATAGTTATTTCCCAAAAAACGAGCATGATAAAAGTGGATCAGGCATTGGACTGGAATCTCTCCAAAAGCGGCTTGAATTACTTTACCCCAATCATTTTACCTGGCAAAAAGAAATAAAAGACAATATCTATACCTCTACATTGATAATAAACAATGATGGTATAACAAATTAA
- a CDS encoding efflux RND transporter periplasmic adaptor subunit, translating to MNKKKKIIIAAIAGVLVIGIAAWKIGGPAPQNKVTFETSKVSNGNISKMVTATGTVEPVTQVEVGTQVSGIVNKLFVDYNSVVKKGQLLAELDKTVLLTDLASKKSSMFSCKTEYEYQLKNYTRTKTLHEKNLVSDTDYETAYYNYQKAKNSYDISKNDLRKAETNLGYAMIYSPIDGVVLSRSVEAGQTVAASFSTPTLFIIANDLKKMRVIAKVDEADIGDVKIGQRVSFTVDAYPNDTFEGEVTQVRQEATTTSNVVTYQVVVNAPNPDLKLKPGLTANITIYTLEKNGVLSVPSKALRFTPEEPLIGTEDKVVKATDIKQDETHKILWKREGKTFTAIPVVTGITNGSLTEIISGVTAGQEIIVDATTGQMPGQAAQASQGVEKKDSETSPFMPQRPGANKKK from the coding sequence ATGAATAAGAAAAAGAAAATAATCATCGCAGCTATTGCCGGTGTTCTTGTAATCGGTATTGCCGCATGGAAGATAGGCGGACCTGCACCTCAAAATAAAGTGACCTTCGAAACATCTAAAGTATCTAACGGAAACATTAGCAAAATGGTTACTGCTACCGGAACTGTGGAACCTGTTACTCAGGTAGAAGTCGGTACCCAGGTTTCGGGTATAGTAAATAAGTTGTTCGTGGACTATAACTCAGTAGTAAAGAAAGGGCAGCTCTTGGCTGAGTTGGACAAAACTGTATTGCTTACTGATCTGGCTTCAAAGAAAAGTAGTATGTTTTCCTGCAAAACTGAATATGAATATCAGCTAAAAAATTATACACGTACCAAAACATTACACGAAAAGAATCTGGTAAGTGATACTGATTACGAAACTGCTTATTACAACTATCAGAAGGCAAAGAATTCTTACGATATCAGTAAAAACGATTTAAGAAAAGCAGAGACAAATCTGGGATATGCTATGATTTACTCTCCGATAGACGGAGTGGTACTTTCCCGTTCGGTGGAAGCTGGACAAACTGTAGCTGCCAGTTTCAGTACTCCTACCCTTTTTATTATTGCCAACGATCTAAAGAAAATGAGGGTAATTGCCAAAGTTGACGAAGCAGATATAGGTGATGTTAAGATAGGACAACGTGTAAGCTTTACCGTAGATGCATATCCAAACGATACTTTTGAAGGTGAAGTGACCCAGGTTCGCCAAGAAGCAACTACCACAAGTAATGTAGTTACCTACCAAGTGGTGGTCAATGCACCTAATCCCGACCTAAAGTTAAAGCCGGGACTTACAGCCAATATCACTATTTACACACTCGAAAAGAACGGTGTGCTGAGCGTACCATCAAAAGCTTTGCGCTTTACTCCCGAAGAACCATTAATTGGTACTGAAGATAAAGTTGTAAAAGCCACTGATATCAAGCAAGATGAAACTCATAAGATTCTGTGGAAACGGGAAGGTAAAACATTTACTGCCATACCTGTAGTAACAGGAATAACTAATGGCTCTCTGACAGAAATCATATCTGGTGTAACTGCCGGACAAGAGATTATTGTTGACGCAACAACAGGGCAAATGCCCGGACAAGCTGCACAGGCTTCTCAGGGAGTAGAAAAGAAAGACAGTGAAACTTCACCGTTCATGCCACAACGTCCGGGAGCAAATAAAAAGAAATAG